The following coding sequences lie in one Pirellulales bacterium genomic window:
- a CDS encoding S8 family serine peptidase: protein MRGTIYALLAAASLAVALLESPSALADDADVLAIQGDVSRQELGSGAGVIVGIVDSGVKSTHPALSGRQVAAQDFVGDGDTSADDISTEGHGTAMASAILSSDPTHTGLAPSAQYVNARVLNAGSAFSGDSTVMNGVGYAVSQHVNVMNLSLDFNPPSNTSGTDGIDLILDWAAEQGVNVTVSAGNIAAHRDETTGEVVLDDPPSNQFVRSPGSAYNVVTVGRTGVPVGEDPNAGPITANTVLNYDQIMSNSATGPINSQSGTADRDKPDLVAPGTYITLANNMFTPGQPSTYWTSGLNGTSISSALVCGMMAQEIGYGISNNLSTSPLVIKATMMASADPVYDKVLPSTSGPPNLTPAAAWAPRASSNVNGVLVVTAPLDADSGAGQIDGARLYQQYSAGQQRGTVNSIGWDLNTISGAASSTYNINTPEIAGSQINVSLNWFRQVLWTDTNHDNVADYGDSFTAQTLGDLNLKVLVNSTLVAESISAFDNEQFLSFLLPQSGTVSIEVDDLGVSGAPMSEQYGLAWNIVSVPEPAAWALAVCGAMSIAICLLRGRNRRGNQGRAFV, encoded by the coding sequence ATGAGGGGGACGATTTATGCGCTGTTAGCAGCCGCATCGCTCGCAGTAGCGTTGCTCGAGTCCCCGTCCGCGCTGGCCGATGATGCCGACGTTTTGGCTATTCAGGGGGATGTTTCACGTCAAGAGCTGGGTAGCGGCGCCGGCGTAATCGTCGGCATTGTTGATAGCGGCGTGAAATCCACCCATCCTGCCCTGTCGGGCCGCCAAGTGGCCGCTCAGGATTTTGTCGGCGACGGCGATACTTCGGCCGACGACATTTCCACCGAAGGCCACGGAACTGCCATGGCGAGCGCCATTTTAAGCAGCGATCCTACGCACACCGGTCTGGCCCCCAGTGCCCAATACGTTAATGCCCGCGTGCTGAATGCCGGTTCAGCATTTAGCGGCGACAGCACGGTCATGAACGGCGTCGGCTATGCCGTTTCGCAGCACGTGAATGTCATGAATCTTTCGCTCGATTTTAATCCGCCTTCCAACACGAGCGGCACCGACGGCATCGATCTCATTCTCGATTGGGCTGCGGAGCAGGGGGTGAATGTCACCGTTTCAGCCGGCAACATTGCGGCTCATCGCGACGAGACAACAGGCGAAGTGGTCCTCGACGATCCACCTTCCAACCAATTTGTCCGCAGCCCGGGCAGCGCCTACAACGTGGTCACTGTCGGCCGCACCGGCGTTCCAGTCGGCGAAGACCCAAACGCTGGACCTATCACAGCAAATACCGTCTTAAATTATGACCAAATCATGAGCAATAGCGCCACCGGCCCCATCAACAGCCAATCGGGCACGGCCGATCGTGACAAGCCTGATCTGGTCGCCCCGGGCACGTACATCACGCTGGCTAACAATATGTTTACGCCGGGTCAACCATCCACCTATTGGACCTCGGGATTAAACGGCACCAGTATTTCTTCGGCGTTAGTCTGCGGCATGATGGCTCAGGAAATTGGCTACGGAATCAGCAACAACCTGAGCACCAGCCCGCTGGTGATTAAAGCCACGATGATGGCCAGTGCCGATCCGGTGTACGACAAGGTTTTACCGTCGACTTCCGGCCCGCCGAACCTAACGCCCGCCGCCGCTTGGGCGCCGCGCGCCAGCAGCAACGTAAATGGAGTGCTGGTGGTTACCGCGCCCTTGGATGCCGATTCCGGCGCCGGCCAGATTGACGGAGCCCGGTTGTATCAACAATATAGTGCGGGCCAGCAACGCGGCACGGTGAACTCCATTGGATGGGATTTGAACACCATTTCCGGCGCCGCATCGAGCACGTACAACATCAACACGCCGGAAATCGCCGGCAGCCAAATCAATGTTTCGCTCAATTGGTTTCGCCAAGTCCTGTGGACTGATACCAATCACGATAATGTTGCTGACTACGGCGATTCGTTTACCGCGCAAACGCTTGGGGATTTGAATTTGAAAGTGCTGGTCAATAGCACCCTTGTGGCCGAATCGATCAGCGCGTTTGACAACGAACAGTTTTTGAGCTTTCTGCTACCGCAATCGGGCACCGTGAGCATCGAGGTGGACGATCTGGGTGTGTCCGGGGCGCCGATGTCGGAGCAGTACGGTCTGGCCTGGAATATCGTGTCTGTGCCCGAGCCGGCGGCGTGGGCGTTGGCTGTCTGCGGAGCAATGTCAATTGCGATTTGCCTATTGCGTGGCCGCAATCGCCGCGGAAACCAGGGCCGAGCTTTCGTTTGA
- a CDS encoding aldehyde dehydrogenase family protein: MATAVEPKTRKPQVKETQCLINGKWQPAKSGKTFETINPATEEVIAKVAEGDAADIDLAVKAARNAFETGPWSKMDARDRGKLMNRLADLIEEEIDELAALETLDNGKPIRDSRAADLPLTIDCLRYYAGWADKLHGQTIPVRGNYFTYTRREPVGVVGQIIPWNFPMLMVAWKWGPALAAGNTIVMKPAEQTPLSCLRMAKLAQEAGFPDGVINVVPGYGPTAGAALVGHPDVDKIAFTGSTEVGHLISREAAPTMKRVSLELGGKSPNIVFADSDLDAAAAGAHFGLYFNQGQCCCAGSRLFVEDKVHDKLVDKMAAMNGKRRLGDPFDPATEQGPQVNKEQFDKVMGYIEAGKKEGAKCVTGGERFGDKGYFIEPTLFTNVTDKMKIAEEEIFGPVMSVLRFKDIEEVVQRANKTNYGLAAAVWTRDVAKAHYIAKKIKAGTVWINCYDVFDAAAPFGGFKMSGIGRELGERGLDAYTEWKTVTVSLD; the protein is encoded by the coding sequence ATGGCGACTGCCGTTGAACCCAAAACTCGCAAACCGCAAGTCAAAGAAACGCAATGCTTAATTAACGGCAAATGGCAGCCGGCCAAAAGTGGCAAGACGTTTGAAACGATCAATCCGGCCACCGAAGAAGTGATTGCCAAAGTGGCCGAAGGCGATGCCGCCGATATTGACCTGGCCGTGAAAGCTGCCCGCAATGCCTTTGAAACCGGCCCTTGGTCCAAAATGGATGCCCGCGACCGGGGTAAGTTGATGAATCGACTCGCCGATTTAATCGAAGAAGAAATCGACGAACTTGCCGCGCTGGAAACGCTCGACAATGGCAAGCCGATCCGCGACAGCCGCGCCGCCGATTTGCCGCTGACGATCGATTGCCTTCGCTATTACGCCGGCTGGGCCGACAAACTCCACGGCCAAACCATTCCGGTGCGCGGCAATTATTTCACCTACACACGGCGCGAGCCGGTGGGCGTGGTGGGGCAAATTATTCCTTGGAATTTTCCGATGCTCATGGTGGCCTGGAAATGGGGTCCCGCCCTGGCCGCAGGCAACACCATCGTGATGAAGCCTGCCGAGCAAACGCCGCTGAGTTGCTTGCGGATGGCCAAGCTGGCGCAGGAAGCCGGTTTTCCGGACGGCGTGATCAACGTGGTTCCCGGTTATGGCCCCACGGCGGGCGCTGCGCTGGTGGGACATCCCGACGTTGACAAAATTGCCTTCACGGGGTCGACCGAAGTCGGCCATTTGATTTCCCGCGAAGCGGCTCCCACGATGAAGCGTGTGTCGTTGGAACTGGGCGGAAAGAGCCCGAATATCGTGTTTGCCGATTCTGATTTGGATGCCGCCGCAGCGGGAGCGCACTTTGGATTGTACTTCAACCAGGGCCAGTGCTGTTGCGCCGGCAGCCGGTTGTTCGTCGAAGACAAAGTGCACGACAAGCTTGTCGACAAAATGGCGGCCATGAATGGCAAGCGCCGCTTGGGCGATCCGTTTGATCCGGCCACCGAGCAGGGGCCGCAAGTCAACAAGGAGCAGTTCGACAAGGTGATGGGCTACATTGAGGCGGGGAAAAAGGAGGGAGCCAAGTGCGTCACCGGTGGCGAACGCTTCGGCGACAAAGGTTATTTCATCGAGCCAACGCTGTTCACCAACGTGACCGACAAGATGAAAATTGCCGAAGAAGAAATCTTCGGACCCGTGATGTCGGTCTTGCGGTTCAAGGATATCGAGGAAGTGGTGCAGCGAGCCAACAAAACCAACTACGGTTTGGCGGCCGCCGTGTGGACCCGCGACGTGGCCAAGGCCCATTATATTGCCAAGAAAATCAAGGCTGGCACGGTGTGGATCAACTGCTACGACGTGTTCGACGCCGCCGCCCCGTTTGGCGGCTTTAAGATGAGCGGCATCGGCCGCGAACTGGGCGAACGCGGCTTGGACGCGTATACCGAATGGAAAACCGTGACGGTCAGCTTGGATTGA